TTCAAGGCATAACTTGCTTACCAATCCCATTATAAAGTTGTTGTGCCCTTGATAGTAAAAAATTAGACCAACATTCTCATTCTCCATAACAACAGGTTAACTTAACAAACCAGCATTTTCATACACAAAAGGAATATCATACATACAGATAGCCCTTTTTCTACATCGTAACCAAAACATTGGGGGAGTACCATTACAGTTGATCCATTCAAAACTTATCTACTATATAAAACATGCTATTTACATGTCTATATTTATCCAAACCAAGCAAACACTACTACAAATGTGACAACCAgtacaaacaaaataattttcgcTTCTCcaaatatctctctctctctctctctctctctctctctctctctctctctctctctctctctctctctctctctctctcactttatcttccaTTTTCCAAAATTTATACTTGCACAACAATACATCTTCGAAACCAAATTATCTCTTGCACGAATGTTCTCCTCTACAAATGAAGTATATCTacccaaacaaaaaattcacatCTCACTTCTTCTTGCACACAGTATGAACATTTAATTAGCGAGATAAAATACACCCCACTTGGTTTACCGTGTTATACTTTggctatgtaaaaaatttccTTCCAAGATTTTTCTTGGTGTGTGATGTCTTTAGTGGTGTTTTCAAGCCACATCAGCAATTTGATGATTCTATCACAAAATCATCAACTACACCCGATGATGATTGGGTTGATGTCATGCCTGATTCTGAAAAACCAAATGTTCAACATTTAAAAGTATAAATTGTATGTATGGGGCATGTGAGAATTTTGAAGAAGATTCCCCAAAATTTTAATCTGATCTGTGTTGATAAGCACACTTTGTTAAGCAAAGTATAAACTGTATGTATAAACTGATAAGAAAAGTTTGGTAAGCAAAATTGATAACCACAATTTTTATCTCAGTTGATAAGCAAAGTATAAACTGTATATGTATGCAGGGGGAAGAACTGCATATTATCTCAGTTGTAAATCTGATCATCTGTGTTGAAAAGGGCAGTTTGAATCACCATCTGTACAATTTATTAGAAGAATTATGTGGAGGCCTCAAAAGGGGTAGCAACActaatgacaaaaaaaataaaaaagatcatcTGAGTCTTAAACAGTCTGCATATCCTAACTTACCCTCTTCAATCTCCCCTCATCATCTGTACAATTCTCTAAATTTCAACAGCACCATTCatcatacaaaaaaataatgatactaatgataataataaaaaagcctTATATaaggtgaaaaatgaaaaatgatatgagACCATGCTGCCCATGGCTGTTTCACCACCATGTTTTCAAATGGCTGTAATTGTACATGTTTTCAAAACTCAGTTCCATCTGATCTAATGGGAAACCATTTTTTTGGAACTGTTTTTTTTGGGCTTCTTTGAGGAAGAGGGAGagattgttttcttgttttttggACCAATAACTGATTCACCAAAATCTGGATCTACAACTTCTTCATGATTATTTTCGGCAAAAGGAACGATTCTAACTTTAAAACTTGCGGGCATCAAACCCTGCCCTGCGCTGTAGCAGTCTACTATTTTCTCCCAACTTAAGTGATAACTTACGAGAGGAAAAACGTGTTACTGCACAAAGGAAGAGCAACAAACCTCCCCCCAAGTTAAGAATAACCTAACGAAAATCATCTTGCAACCACATCAAACACCCCATGTACATACAAATCCTCAAAGTTCACAACGGACCATCCTCAATCACCAAATGGTGTAGCATTACGAATTCTATTATCTGATTTCTAGTGAATTTGAAAGCACATATTCAAAGAATTATATTATCCTCCATCGCAATCATCTAACCAAaccaaaaaattattaatacctATTGAATTCAATATAACCTCAAAGCAATATAACATCTCCGCCTTGCTACCTGCTTTATGAGATTaatgaattaataattaatcaCCAATCAAGATGCGACAGAGTGAATATATAGTGGGTTATATACCTTCAATTGCAAGAAGGTTTTCGTATGGAGGAGAGGGCGACGATTTTGGCAGGAAGCTTGGCGACGATTGGAGAAGTGGGCCACAATTTGCAAATATTTCGtatggagaagagagagacgATTTCGGGAGGAAGAGGGCAACAATTCGATCGAGGGTTTTCGTATGGAGAAGAGGGCGGGGATTTCGTATGGGATAGAGAAATGTTCGGGCAAAGGAGATGAACGGTTTACTTGTTTGTAAAGCCGGTTTGTCTCCTAGGGTATGGGGTGTGAAATGAAGAAATTGGCTGATGTGAAGAatttttcctttgacaataTACCGTTTCTTGTGATcgttttaaaaactaaatacCTAAGCTGAGATTGTCAAATGTCATAAAAAGACTCGAGCATATCTTCTATTAACACTGATTTGTTTTAGGAGTACTCAAGAGTTTTGAACAATGTTATTCTAATATTCTTCGCAATTAACATGCATGTTCTCGATTAGTGACAGTAGTACTGTTATTCTAATGAATCAGAGTATGATCAGTTTGAACGACTTTGAATATATACGTATGTACATGATTCAAGTAAGGAATATTTCAagtctatttctttttctaggaaaatttctctcttttataattcctactttatattttttgttttctgctTGAAATTAAAGGCTTTGTAGATATATATGGGTGCAAGCTTGTTTGGCAATATTGCATCAGAACTTTCTCACATCTAATTCATTCCAAATTACTGCACGCATACATGCAATGTGATTACTTGTTTGGGATCATTGATAACATGATTCAGTACTACTTCAACTTCAAgattataccttttttttttttttgaaaaatcaagattatactaattaattattaatagacAATTATAAGCTGGAAGACTCTTATTATATTATCTTAATTTAGGAAATACATTTATTACATATGCAAACATAATCAAGCTAGCCCACGCCTGTGTCTCATGACTTAATTCATCATTCATGATCAAAGCATATCATTTCAGACATGATATGTAATAATTACTACTTTACCTTAAGTAGTAGTACCACACATTGATTAACCGATCATTAATTAATATCAGATACAGTAGTCCACACAGCTCGATCCTCACTTATTTAaacttcatatttatttaaaatcccGCATATTAACTAAATTCAAACGCATTTCTTTGAGTAAGATGCATGCCTGACACATTtacttggatttattttagatttcatgGCACTGCAAACGACTCAATATACGTCCGTCGCAGGATCAGGATGTAATTCAAAAGAGCTACGTGAACTCCgacttaatttataattatttatttttcaaatatattttataatttaaagagaaataaatataatacgTAGATCTTGCATGTAGATTTAAATGATAAGAtctatctattatatttatgtctCTCCAAATcataaaagttgtattattcATGATGATGCATGCTGGTGAACTCGCGACTAGCAGCTAGCGCCGAACTGGGGGTCGGGAATCACTTCTGTCTTCTTTGAATGAGAACCAAGTCTGTATGAAAGTTAGGCCGAGTACTATTATGGCGGCCGAAAAAGCCATAACCGTCCAGGGGCTTCTGAAATGTTCGTGGACAAATTCATCGATCCACGTCTTCCACTTAGTATCGTAGAGACTCTGAATGGCAGCTTTGACTTCCCGATATGCGTTGGAGTCAGGaaccaagtcactgccaatctcATTGAAGAGTAGAGCCACTTCTTCGTCGCTGCCGAGGTGGTTCTGGAGTATGCCCGCTTTCCTCAACTCCCTTACGTCGTTGGCGTTATCAATGAGTGAATCCAGGAATGATATGTAAGAGGTGATCTCGAACTCATTTTCGAAATCCGGACACATCTCGTAGTCTATCAAATTCAAGAACTTGGGCCCCGTTGAGTCATGAACTATTATTGGAGAAAGCCGGAGGTAGAAATTGAGTCCTTCATAACAAGTTATGGTTGTCAAGGAACCATTTCTTTTCCTGGGCGGCATCACATGGATTCCTGCTGCTCTAAGCTCATCCACGTTGCGATAGTACGACTGCGACTTACCTCTTCTTGAGCTCTTTTCTCCAGGAGTACTTTTGGGTTTGGCGCCTATGCTTATCGTCCGGAGGAGATCGAGAAGATGGTTCGGATCCCTTTCCGTAGTCCCTTGACTCCATTCCTCCTCTGGCAGCGCGGTCTGCCTAGGCATGAAGGTTTTTATGGATTTCTCCAATTCACCTTTCTCTGCGCTGAAATTCTTCAAATCCACAAGGAGTTGATAAGGAAGTTGATTCTCCAACAAGAACAAATCCTGTTTCCAAAAGGCCATCAGATCGTATTTCATTTTCCAACATTTGCATTTATTGTCAACAGCACAATGAATGAACTGTAATATTGCACACCCGTCCACAAACAGCATCCAGGCAAGTTTCTGATCGTTACATTTCTCGGTCACCTTCTCGTCGAAACACAGCCTTAGTTGCTTGATCTTCGTCTCAACTACGTTGTACAAAAACTCAGCATCTTTACCACTTTCCTTGACAAAGCAGTTTGTCATTCTAAGCTTGTACTCCTCTGCTGGCTGGTATTCTTTCTTACCATGATGGATAGGACCGAGTGCTGTAATCCTTGGCTTAAAATACTTCTTGAACTGTCTGCGACCTTGCAGCAACTGCGGAACCTTTTGTATTTTTGGTGTATTAAGACTGGAATGATCGCCTGCTTGGCTCAGTTTCTCAAACCTCTTTTTCAGCTCGCAGGCTTCCTGATCTTTGAGTTCAGTGATCCGCCCATGCAGGCAGGAAATGTCACGGCCACTGCTTGTTTCACCAGCTTCGGTTCTGACAACAGATCAACCTTTCTCGACAGCAACTCCTCCACGGATATCACATGCTCCCTGGTTCCGGCCATGGCGTGTGTTTGTGCGCGTACCTAGGTGCAACCAAGCAAGTGAGATATTTAATTTGCTAGATATTTGGTACCATTAATGTTCAGGTAATAATGAAGTACTTTATACTAGGCTGAggacaaaaactaaaattacgCTTAACCCCTTTTTCAAAACTATCAATTTTAGGGACGTTTGGTAGGACAAATATTTTCAAGTGTCTCAAatgtttttagatatttttaaatatttcttttttaaacatctttctaacataaaatatattttaattttcaatcttcaaattttttatctaattattaaataatcattacaacttttcaaacttctaaaaacacataaaaaattgacttttctaaattttaaaacaaaaattatattaaaaattacattcaaataattttttcatattttattgaactttttctttcttatttttcaaaattcaataaaatattttaagtcaaattattttactattattcattaatattttCTGAAATATCTTAAGTATCCAAAAAATAGAGTCGGTTTGGATTAAGAAACGAGAAGAAATGATTTTAGACggaaatttaataaattattattttttaatattattattattttaaaatttgaaaaaattaaattaagatttgaaaagattgaattttttattataatttatgtaaaaaaatttaaaaaattacaagatgAAATAgatcaaatgattttcaaatctAAACGGTCTAGTACATATATTTATGGCATGTAATTAGTTCGAGATATCGATTGCAATCCAGAGTACCTCCTCCGCTATTAATTAAAGCTTAAATCCCCTGGCCtcgatttgtttatttattgattGCTAGCTAGCATCCCTATCATGGGCTAGTAGTCTCCTTGatcagaaaataaaaagtaacaCATCGTTTTGATCTCCGAAAGGAGTAGCATTTGAAGAGGGTTATAAAGGACTACAATTTCCACCAAATCAGAGAAACATTTCCTAATTTGGTGAATCATATTTAAATGTTTGTTTGAACTTTATTATAAATGTGCCAAGTTAGGAATCAAACGTTAGTAATTAACTTGTTTTACGGCTTCGATTTGACGATTGAGGTCATGGTGATGCGTAAGAGGAGTACTAATACTGATCATTTGTCgagtttttatataatttacccATGCTAGCTGCATGAATATTATTCGTTCGCCCGATCTACTAATTAAGAATTAGCATATTGTTCCATGCACCACCCGTACGTCTTCGTGCAAAACATGTTACACGAGGTATCTAGGTATCGTGCTCTAAACGATTAGACACTCATGGAATTTCCTTTTACTTTGACTGATAAGGATACCTAGAGCTAGCCATTTGCCCAACCAGCAAGGACGAAAGAAGTGACCTTTATTACCACAGCAATTTTAGTATATTTGAGCCCTTGCTTTATCATTTCATCAAGGAGTATCAAGCATACATCTCCTAGTACTTAAAGTGGCACATCTCCTAGTACCTAATTAAGTGGCCGGGTGATATATTGACGTTACATCGTAATGATATATAGcaaagtaatatttatatataaaagtgggAATGGTGTCTTTTGATGTTGAAGTGATTATATCAAatgatctgtaaatagtagtaagaatGCAGtgaatagttataaaaaaataatgaatagcagtaaactattttttaaataataataaatagtaataaaatattctgagactattttactgaccaaacacaacctaaatcTCCTAGAAGTAAGCCGACACGCACACTTGGTGTAATGGGTGTAAAGGGATAGCTTGAATATGGGCCAAACTGGATAGAACGCTAATTTCTCATAACTTACTTGCGAGAGTTTCTCATATCTACACTTCAATTTTAGCACGGACATGCTCTAACCATAGCCTCCTACTTATTCAAGCCAAAGAGGCTAATGATAAATATGGTCCTTTAAATTCATATTCATGTGGATGTGGTGCACTCACAAGAATCTTGATAAGCTCATATATGAGAACTAGAGTCAACCCATGTATGGAGGACCAGGGCATATCAAATTCGTTGCTAAAGTAAAACGGTTAAAACTGGTTCTCCAAATTTGGAATAAAGAAATTTTTGGTAGAGTAGATCATCATATCCAAGCTGCAGAAGATGAAATTATGAATTTAGAAGGTCAATTGCGTGCTAACCACAGGCACGATCTCGAGATACAACTTAATTCTAAATAGAGAGAGCTAGAAAATCTTTTGCTTCATGAAGAAATTTTACTTAAGCAGAAATCTGGTGTGAAGTGGCTTAAAGAAAGGGATTCAAACTCCAAGTTCTTCCATGCTGCATTAAAGCTTAAAAGAAATATAGGAATGTTGCAGAAGATGAAGTTGGATGATGGAACTGTGCTTAACTCATCTCAGGAGATACATGAAGAAGCGGTTAAATTTTTTCAGAGTGCCTCAACCATAGAAGGGGTGCAAGAGCTAGATACCTGGCAAAATTTACTCCAAATCAACAGTTATCACATATGAGGAAAATGACTCTTTatgcaaaaaatcaaatttggaGGAAGTCAAAATTGCTTTATTTGATACTCCTGAAGATAGTAGCCCTAGACTTTATGGATTTGGTTCTCGTTTCTTTATGAAATGTAGGGACATTATCAAAGAGGACATGGTTGAAGCTACTGTAGATTTTTTTAATGGGATTCCTCTTAcagaattttattcttttgcGTTCATTGTCACTATCTCCAAAGAGGAGAACCCATCGAGTTTTGCTAAATTCAGGCCTATTAGTTTGTGCTCGGTGATATATaaagttttctctaaaataatggTTAACAGACTTAATCCCATGCTTTTTAAAATTGTCTCGAAAGAACAAGGTGCCATCATCAAAGGTAGAAACATACATGAGAATACAATGCTTGCCCAAGAAATGATTCATAGCATTAACTCAAAGGTTCGAGGAGGCAAAGTGATGATCAAGGTGGATATGACTAAAGCTTATGATAGTCTCGAATGGAGTTTTCTATTGGAAGTATTAACAGTCTTgggtttttttgaaaaatggagaCAACTATTAGCTAACTGCATTACCACACCATATTTCTCTGTTTCAATGAATGGTATTAGTAAAGGCTATTTTAAATCTTCACAGGGATTGAGATAAGGGGACCCATTGTCCCCCTATTTATTCATCATTGCTGAAGAAGTGCTGAGTCGCTTAATTCATAGGAGTGCTACTGAGGGTAAGATGATTGATTACAAAACTTGCAAAGGATGTCATcgtatttttaatcttttctacGCTAATGAccttatgatatttttaaatggCTCCAAAAACTCTTTGAAGGCTTGTATGGATACACTTCACACGTATGAAAACATCTTTGGTCAAAACGTAAATCATATCAAATCAACAATATTTTTTGCTAAACAAGtggccacaacaaggaaggAAATTGGGATGCAAACTACAGGCTTTCAAGAAAGTGCTTTTCCATGTTTATACTTGGGTGCATCTATATGTGCAGGTAGGATACAtgtctgttgcccagatgactaacacaagagggggagtgaattgagttgtattaaaaaaataacaattataaatcaaatatataatataaaatataaacaaaatatgaaataacaataaatataaagagtaggggtaagagagaagcaaaatcAGTATGTTAAGGAGGTTCAGCCTCACTGCCtgcgtcctcgcctcaagctacctcttgaagattcccaaattcactattcaacctccttcagttgGAGATAGAcacttattacacctttgaacaacaccgctacaaaggatccgtctagaacaccctctacacttgcaatcaccttacacgtggtgattcaactattccccgtgtagaatactttctacacgcacaagggttatacacaccctttttctgatacaagagctgatagtgggtaggttatcagaaaacactcctcaatgagtaaaataagaacaatacaacgcaaattaTATCTatcaaaataaacaaggattaaggctcaatgcttagagaagagagaatgaaagctttgaatgaatgttgtatgctctttgtgttgtaaatgtgaaactctcaaatgatctatttatgggcatatgagacttcatattcaaattaaaaaaggattcacatgtcaaaaacaacatcattcactttttcaaaaaatcaaacctaatattttacttttggcatatgacaaaaggagcacactttctttttcaaaaaattcaaacctaatcttttactttttgcatatgacaaaaggagcacactttccttttcaaaaaattcaaacttaatcttttactttttgtatatgacaaaatgagcacactttacttttcaaatttttcaaacaaaaccatctatcttttgtataaatctaaaaaatcatcaatcacttttgaaaatattcaaataaaacatgcacatgtgaaagatgacaatcaatcatctttaatatttttaaagttcaactctttaatcaaggcatgcacatgtaaaagatgacaatcaatcatctttaatattttcaaagttcaaccctttaatcaaggtatgcacatgtaaaagatgacaatcaatcatctttcaaaactttcaaatttaattttcaaaaatattcatgcacatgtggaaaatgtattttaatgctttatgataaaatattaattttgagcattaatcctaatttcgaattttaagagatttacaacattactctatgactttaatgtgaacttatttccttcttactcatgcttagttctttgatgtgcttgactccattgtgtagacaacttgatcttgaaactcctttattctttgaattcatttgttatcatcaaaatctatgtgtagatttataatcacatgaaacttgaaaccttgagttcaacaatctccccctttttgatgatgacaaatacttgatagaatttgaaacatgtattaatacttaagctccccctgaaaatatgcgttagtttttcaagcaaaagtataaatataattccaagcatatataacacgtttagcaatttaaacaatgttaatgttctaatctaaaacttctcccccttttggcatcattaaaaaggatcggcagcaagtaaatggactgaagaaaaccatgcgtttaatagtcactgtagattgaaaaaggagccgtccgtgacctgacaaatgctgcaaagtctcaaggcctaactctatgaatttagtgcggcaggagatttaaacaatcgtctgatgttgttgacaaacatgattaaaggttttgagtttctatgaaaaaaatgagcattttcatctatcggatgccaaaaaaatacatcgcttcttgacctgagttctatttttccacaacgatagaatggctgagcaattctcttccactaatgttccagacttgaatcaggaacccttgacgcatcaatcatcaatcttctctcctgaggccgtcaataccatgataggaacagagaaccgtttttctaataaggctgattctgagattattgcagaatcaagaatgcccagtagtcaatatgttgcctctgttacgatcatgtctcggaggttaatggcgagggtgagtgagattgatcatcttaacatgcaaatatctaaGTTACGACAGaaacttgctaataaggatagtgagaataaaaggctaaagcaagaaaaccaagagttgaaaaaatttacagattggtatgctcatgatctgcaaccacgaatagaggagctggaacgagaaagggttcagatacaaggtcaacatcggcagataacagcagaggttcatcgtttactagaaaaatagggataatctactgttaatctcgctggcttagtaagaaaacttttgacaatgtgtgtctagcatatcttgtatttcttttgactaaagaagatttgaagagataatagtttgtcttattctttatgctatctctataaaatcagtcctgaagttcatccaattcgcatcaagttttcttctcatctcaataactcatctgcattctttcaacattctcgttttaagccttctattcttttctcaatggctcattcttctaacatttctctagatccatccatgaggcattctgcatctcaacctcctgtcctttctgcagctgtcattggtgccatgttacagcaggaaaataataatctgactaataagtcagattctgatgctatttatgacttggtgagtcttgggactcgctactcttcctctattgttgctttttctcagcggctacaagccaaaaatcatgaagttgaaaagctcaaagaacaaatagttgtacttcaacgaattgttcaagagtctcacacaaggaaaGGAATCATTCGAcataagaataaacagttgaaatctttattagattctttattccgcttgccggttcccatggataagaatgacatgatattgtaagaagagaatgagcgtctcaaacatgaggctaagaatctcaagtttatgtaaaagtatttaaaaaatctatctctatttttattgactctaatctatcttttaagatatattcataacatgcatcatacctatttctcttctgatcatacataatctatcttctagtaaagactttgtaaaaatatctgctaactgatcgtgtgtgtttgtgaattctagtactatatcgcatttctgcacatgatctcgaagaaaatgatatcttatttcaatatgcttagttctaaaatgttgtattgggttctttgaaagatttatagcacttgtattatcacatttgattggaatgtgattatacatgagtttaaaattttcaagttgttgcttcatgtagagaacttgagcacaacaactacccgcagcaacatattctgtctcagcagtagatagtgcaacagaattttattttttactaaaccaggaaactagtgcatgacctaagaaatggcatgctccactagtactttttttatctattttacagccagcataatctgcatctatgtagctgattagatcgaaagatgtgtgcttagggtaccataaccctaacttaattgtaccactaagatatctaagaatgcgcttaactacaattaaatgtgattcttttggagatgattgaaagcgtgcacataagcacacactaaacataatatctggtctactggctgttaaatataataagctaccaatcatacctcgatatatcttcgagtcaactggcttactggattcatctttatcaagtttagttgatgggctcattggtgttccaatttccttagcattatccatcccaaacttattcagtaatttcttaatatgttttgattgattgacgaatatcccactttttgcttgcttaatttgcaatctgagaaagaatgtaagttctcccatcatgctcatctcaaattcttcctgcatagtcttagcaaaaacttgacacatattttcattagtagcaccaaatattctatcatcaaaataaatctgaatcaaaagaatatcatcattttcatatttaatgaaaagagttgtgtcgatttttcctcttgaaaaaattttttcaatcaagaaaccactgagtctctcgtaccaagctctaggagcttgtttaagtctatatagtgcttttgtgagtttgaaaacatgatttggggaaatatgattttcaaaacctggaggttgctcaacatatacctcttcatttataaaaccatttaagaaagcacttttaacatccatttaaaaaagtttgaaatctttataacaagtatatgcaagtagtattcaaatagattctaatcttgcgacaggtgcaaatgtctcatcataatcgattccttcttcttgattaaaatcttgggctacaagtcgagtcttatttctagtaatgactctggactcatctttcttgtttctgaaaatccattttattccaataatagtatgatttttgggtctaggaacaagtgtccaaacatcatttcttttaaattgattcaactcttcttgcatagctagaatccaaaattcatcaagaagtgcatcatcaatatttttggattcaatttgaaatagaaaagcagtatgattacaaatatttctaagagatgatcgagtacttacaccttgtgaaggttctcccaaaatttgttccactggatgatctttcacaaatttccactgtttggttgcatcttgtattaaattttaataatctttcctgatggctccatgttgaacctcctctattgttttctctttgttgagattgagactttccgtgttatttatacctcctgtttcttcatcaatagatttcttgaagagtggagaattagattcatcaaatactatatgcatagattcttgtacagtcaaaatctttttattgaatactctataagctttactattagtagaatacccgagaaataTACCTTCattagattttgcatcaaacttacctaaattatccctgtcattcaaaataaaatatttgaatccaactacatgaaagtaaccaatgttgggctttttcttatTCCAAAGCTCACAGgggattttatctaatttagaccttagcataactctatttataacataacatgcagtacttaacGCTTCGGCCAAAAAATAACTagacaagttgttctcattgagcattgttcttaccatctcttgaagagatctatttttcctctctac
This sequence is a window from Carya illinoinensis cultivar Pawnee chromosome 9, C.illinoinensisPawnee_v1, whole genome shotgun sequence. Protein-coding genes within it:
- the LOC122275960 gene encoding UPF0481 protein At3g47200-like gives rise to the protein MAGTREHVISVEELLSRKVDLLSEPKLEACELKKRFEKLSQAGDHSSLNTPKIQKVPQLLQGRRQFKKYFKPRITALGPIHHGKKEYQPAEEYKLRMTNCFVKESGKDAEFLYNVVETKIKQLRLCFDEKVTEKCNDQKLAWMLFVDGCAILQFIHCAVDNKCKCWKMKYDLMAFWKQDLFLLENQLPYQLLVDLKNFSAEKGELEKSIKTFMPRQTALPEEEWSQGTTERDPNHLLDLLRTISIGAKPKSTPGEKSSRRGKSQSYYRNVDELRAAGIHVMPPRKRNGSLTTITCYEGLNFYLRLSPIIVHDSTGPKFLNLIDYEMCPDFENEFEITSYISFLDSLIDNANDVRELRKAGILQNHLGSDEEVALLFNEIGSDLVPDSNAYREVKAAIQSLYDTKWKTWIDEFVHEHFRSPWTVMAFSAAIIVLGLTFIQTWFSFKEDRSDSRPPVRR